From the Pseudomonas sp. VD-NE ins genome, the window GCTTCCACATTCGTGACGCGTTGAGCGTGGTGGCGGCGCAGCATCCGAACCTGATCGCCAAGTACGGCGGCCACGCAATGGCCGCTGGTCTGACCTTGCCGCAGGAGAATTTTCCGCTTTTCGCCGAGGCCTTTGACGCTGAAGTGCGTAGGCAACTTCGTGAAGACGACCTCACCGGACGCATGCTGACCGATGGCACGCTGGCGGTTGAAGAGTTCCACCTCGAACTGGCCCGCGCCCTGCGCCACGCCGGGCCTTGGGGGCAGCACTTCCCGGAGCCGCTGTTCCACGGTGTGTTTCAGTTGGTTGAGCAGCGTGTGGTTGGCGAGCGGCATCTGAAAGTGGTGCTGAAGAGTGAATGCGGCTCGGTGAAGCTGGATGGCATTGCGTTTGGTATTGACCGGGATATCTGGCCGAACCCGACGATTCAGTGGGTTGAGCTGGCTTACAAGCTCGACGTTAACGAGTTTCGGGGTAACGAGACCGTTCAGTTGATGATTGCCCACATCGAACCGCGCTGAAGATCAAAAGATCGCAGCCTGCGGCAGCTCCTACATGGGAATGCGTTCCAAATGTGGGAGCGACGGTGCGACGATTCGACCTGCTCGCGAAAGCGTCCTTTCACACACTGAATCACTCTGAACCCTCCCTCATCCCCGGTTGTCGACTAGGCTCTAAGCACTGCTTGATTGGCCTTGTGACGTCTTGTCGAATTTTTTGCCCGCGGGGGCGGGTGTTGCGCCTTTTTCCTGTCACTCGTCGACTATTCAAACAGAACCCTGGAGCCTGCCCACTGATTTGAGAGGTGCCCCATGAGTCTGCTGCTTGAACCCTTCACTCTTCGCCAACTGACCCTGCCCAACCGCATCGCCGTCTCGCCGATGTGCCAATACTCAAGCGTCGACGGCCTTGCCAACGACTGGCACTTGGTGCACCTCGGCAGCCGCGCGGTGGGCGGCGCCGGACTGGTATTTACCGAAGCCACCGCGGTCACCGCCGACGGGCGGATCACCGCCGAAGACCTCGGCCTGTGGAACGACGAACAGATCGAACCGCTGCAGCGCATCACCCGCTTCATTACGTCTCAAGGCGCGGTTGCCGGCATTCAATTGGCCCACGCCGGGCGCAAGGCCAGCACCCATCGGCCGTGGATCGGCAAGCATGGTAGCGTCAAACCCGATGATGGCGGCTGGACCCCGGTCGGGCCCTCGCCGATTGCTTTCGACCCTCAGCACACCCAACCGAAACAGCTGGATGAAGGGCAAATCGCTGACGTCATTCAGGCCTTTGTCGACGCCGCTAAACGCGCGCTGAAGGCGGGTTTCAGTGTGGTTGAGGTGCATGCGGCGCATGGTTATCTGCTGCATCAGTTTCTTTCACCGTTGAGTAATCAGCGTCGCGATCAGTACGGGGGATCGTTCGAGAACCGTATTCGTTTGGTACTGCAAGTCACCGAAGCGGTGAGGGCGGTCTGGCCAGAGGAGTTGCCGGTGTTTGTTCGCGTGTCGGCCACAGACTGGGTAGAGGATGGCTGGAACCCGGATGAAACCGTGGAGCTGGCGCGACGCCTGCACACCCTTGGCGCGGATCTTATCGATGTGTCGTCGGGCGGGACGGCGGCCAACGCGGAAATTCCGGTTGGGCCGGGTTATCAGACGCGTTTCGCCGAGCGTGTGCGCAAGGAGTCAGGCATCGCCACCGGCACCGTGGGAATGATTACCGAGCCGGCGCAAGCCGAGCATATTCTGCGCACCTGTCAGGCCGACATCATCTTCCTCGCCCGCGAGTTGCTGCGTGATCCGTACTGGCCGCTGCATGCCGACGATGATCTGGGCGGGCGCAAAGCGGTGTGGCCGGCGCAGTATCAGCGTGCAACCCATCGGGATCAGCCGATTCACGAGTCTGATTTGCGCGATTGAGTCAGTCGCAACAAAGCAAAAAGCCCCGGTCAGTGATGGCCGGGGCTTTGTTTTGTCTGATGGTCTTTTGTTGAAATACTGCCGTCATCGCTGGCAAGCCAGCTCCCACAGGTTTGGCGTCGTACACAAAAATTGTGATCAACACCAAACGCTGTGGGAGCTGGCTTGCCAGCGATGAGGCCCGAACAGGTACCTCAAATCATCAAGGGTATTTGCGCTTGTCCGGCGCCGGCGGGAAGTACTGGTACAACCAGGTCTCGCTCAACGTGCGGTCATTGGTGCGGATAAACAAGCGCAGCTCCACCGGCTCAACACTGTCATTGGTCGGGTACCAGTCAAACAGGATCCGGTAACCCTTGATGTCATCCAGCACCAGCACGCTGAAATCCTGTACCTTGCCATTCGAGCAGGTCACCACCGGCTCGATCCCGGTGCCCTGCGGCAGTCGATCCAGACCGCCACCAGTGAAGTCAACAGCGAAACGACGCGCCCACACTGGCGGGTAATGCTCGCCCGGTGCCCAACCTTCAACGAAACCGCCCATGCCGGAACGGGTCGCGTGCACCCGTGCCAACGGCGTACCCACTGGCGGCAATGCGCTCCAGTAAAGCTTGTAGCCGTAGTTCAGCGAATCCCCGGCGGCGACCGGTTTTTTCGGGGTCCAGAATGCCACGATGTTGTCGAGAGTCTCGCCGGTGGTAGGGATTTCCAACAGATCGATAGAGCCTTCGCCCCACGCGGTGGTCGGTTCTACCCACAGGCTCGGGCGTTTGCTGTACCAGTCGACGGTGTCCTGGTAGTTGGCGAATTCATGGTCGGTCTGCACCAGACCGAATCCTTTCGGATCGGTGTCGGCAAAGGCGTTGAACTGCAGGGTCGCCGGGTTGTTCAGCGGACGGCAGATCCACTCGCCGTTGCCGCGCCACATCGCCAGACGATCCGAGTCGTGGATTTGCGGGTGAATGGTGTCGCACATACGGCGTTCGTGAGTGCCGCAACTGAACATGCTGGTCATCGGCGAGATGCCCAATTGCTCGATCGCCGTGCGCGCATTGATGTGCGCATCGACTTCCATCACCACGCGCTCGGCCTGGCAATCGATGTCGAAGCGATAGGCGCCAGTGGCACTCGGCGAGTCGAGCAGGGCATACACCACAAATCGGGTGGCGTTCTTGTCCGGTGTCTCGAACCAGAACTTGGTGAAGTCGGGGAATTCTTCGCGTTTTTTCGCGTAAGTGTCGATCGCCAGACCGCGCGCCGAGAGGCCATATTGGCCAGTGGCGTCTACCGCACGGAAATAGCTGGCACCGAGGAACGACAACACATCGTGACGATCCAGTTCCGGCGCTTTGAACAGCTTGAAGCCGGCAAAACCGAGGTCACCCTTGAGCTGCTGGGTGTCGACTGAAGTGTTTTCATAGTTGAACAGTGCCGGGCGGAAATGCACTTCGCGGGCAGTGCGGGTCTTGGCGTCGACGCTGTACATGCGCACCGGCTGACGGAACCCCATGCCGACGTGGAAGAACTGCACGTCCAGTTGGCCCTTGTTTTCCTTCCACAGCGAATGCTCGCCGTCGTAGCGGATCGCGTTGAAGTTCTGCGGGGTCATGGTCGCCAGGGTTGGCGGCAGCACCTGTTTGGTGTCCTGATAGGCGCTGCCAGCCAGTTGCTTGGCCTGGCGCTTCAGTGCTTCGAAGTCAAAGGCCTGAGCCTCGCCATCGGCGGCGCCGCCATTGGCCGCCCACGCACGGCTGGCCAGCAGGCCAGTGGCCGAAAGACCGGTGTAAGCCGCAATGGCCATGGACGCTTTGAGCAAATTCCTGCGGTGCATAAATACAACCTGTCGTGTGCAATCCCGCGCCGTTCCTGGCACGTGCTGGATCAGAAATAACGGTTCGGACAAGCCTTCGGCCAAACGCAACGGACTA encodes:
- a CDS encoding NADH:flavin oxidoreductase/NADH oxidase; this translates as MSLLLEPFTLRQLTLPNRIAVSPMCQYSSVDGLANDWHLVHLGSRAVGGAGLVFTEATAVTADGRITAEDLGLWNDEQIEPLQRITRFITSQGAVAGIQLAHAGRKASTHRPWIGKHGSVKPDDGGWTPVGPSPIAFDPQHTQPKQLDEGQIADVIQAFVDAAKRALKAGFSVVEVHAAHGYLLHQFLSPLSNQRRDQYGGSFENRIRLVLQVTEAVRAVWPEELPVFVRVSATDWVEDGWNPDETVELARRLHTLGADLIDVSSGGTAANAEIPVGPGYQTRFAERVRKESGIATGTVGMITEPAQAEHILRTCQADIIFLARELLRDPYWPLHADDDLGGRKAVWPAQYQRATHRDQPIHESDLRD
- a CDS encoding glucan biosynthesis protein D; translated protein: MHRRNLLKASMAIAAYTGLSATGLLASRAWAANGGAADGEAQAFDFEALKRQAKQLAGSAYQDTKQVLPPTLATMTPQNFNAIRYDGEHSLWKENKGQLDVQFFHVGMGFRQPVRMYSVDAKTRTAREVHFRPALFNYENTSVDTQQLKGDLGFAGFKLFKAPELDRHDVLSFLGASYFRAVDATGQYGLSARGLAIDTYAKKREEFPDFTKFWFETPDKNATRFVVYALLDSPSATGAYRFDIDCQAERVVMEVDAHINARTAIEQLGISPMTSMFSCGTHERRMCDTIHPQIHDSDRLAMWRGNGEWICRPLNNPATLQFNAFADTDPKGFGLVQTDHEFANYQDTVDWYSKRPSLWVEPTTAWGEGSIDLLEIPTTGETLDNIVAFWTPKKPVAAGDSLNYGYKLYWSALPPVGTPLARVHATRSGMGGFVEGWAPGEHYPPVWARRFAVDFTGGGLDRLPQGTGIEPVVTCSNGKVQDFSVLVLDDIKGYRILFDWYPTNDSVEPVELRLFIRTNDRTLSETWLYQYFPPAPDKRKYP